A genomic stretch from Telmatocola sphagniphila includes:
- a CDS encoding shikimate kinase, protein MKDRIYLIGYRGSGKSTVGPLLAQHLNWRYVDADTLFEQKHQTTIREYFAAQGEPAFRDRESENLLELSREHKTVISTGGGIVLREENRKIMKNTGFVVWLSASPETLFGRIHADMTTADRRPNLAGGGLSEIQQMLDIRTPLYTQLADLQISCDSLFPDRVAAAILEAWDSRFSSSNPIS, encoded by the coding sequence ATGAAGGATCGCATTTATCTCATCGGTTATCGCGGCTCGGGCAAAAGCACGGTCGGCCCCCTTCTGGCGCAGCATTTGAATTGGCGCTATGTCGATGCCGATACCCTTTTCGAACAGAAGCACCAGACGACGATTCGGGAATACTTCGCCGCACAGGGCGAGCCGGCCTTTCGCGATCGGGAGTCGGAAAATCTTCTCGAACTGAGCCGGGAACACAAAACGGTCATCTCCACCGGCGGCGGCATCGTTCTCCGGGAAGAAAATCGGAAAATTATGAAGAATACCGGCTTCGTGGTCTGGCTGAGTGCCAGCCCGGAGACGTTATTCGGCCGGATTCACGCCGATATGACCACAGCGGACCGTCGGCCGAACCTTGCTGGCGGCGGATTGTCCGAAATTCAGCAAATGCTGGATATTCGCACGCCGCTCTACACACAATTGGCCGATCTTCAAATTTCATGTGACTCCTTATTCCCGGACCGCGTTGCCGCTGCTATTCTGGAAGCATGGGATTCCCGCTTTTCGTCTTCGAACCCTATTTCCTGA